DNA sequence from the Dethiosulfovibrio faecalis genome:
ACCGTACGTCCTCATCGCCCAAAAGGAACTGTGGAAGAGGATAGCCACCCTCTCCAAGGGATATCCCCTCAGGAAAAGGATAGAATCCATGGTGGACGAAGTCGTGTTGTCCCCCATGGTGGATCGTTCCTTCGTCATCTCCAAGAGAGGCGGAGACATGGACCTGGTTCTGGGGCAGGATCTCTCCATAGGCTACTCCGGATCCTCCAACGGAATGGTGGAGCTGTTCCTCACCGAATCCTTCACCTTCTTCGTTCCCGGACCGGAGGCAATCGTACCTCTGAGTCTGTAATAACGGAAAAACGGCATAGCCGACGGGGAGGAAGCGATATCGCTTCCTCCCCGTTTTTTCGCTACCCGCGGTAGACGGGCCGTCCGTCCATAAAGGCCGTACTAACCCAAGAGAAACTCCAGGCAGGTTCTGACCCCGAAGGCGGTGGCCCCCTTACCGTAGCAGTCGAAGGCCTTCTCGTAGAAGTCCACCCCGGCTATGTCCATGTGAGCCCAGGGTATCTCGGAGCTCACGAACTCCCTGAGGAACATACCGGCCGTGATCATGCCGCCACCGGGGCCGCCGGAGTTAAGGACATCCGCGACGGGAGAATCTATCTGCTCCCTTAGTTTCTCGTCGTCCATTGCGAAACGATGGAACCTCTCCCCCGACTTCAGGGAAGCCGACAACAACTCACTGCTCAGATCGTCGAAGTCGCAGACGAGACCTGCGGTGTAGTTCCCGAGGGCAGTCACGGCGGCGCCGGTGAGGGTCGCCATGTCGATTATGGCATCCACCTCCAGCTCGGAGGCGAAGGATAGACTGTCCGCCAAGGTTACCCTGCCCTCGGCGTCGGTGTTGACTATCTCTATAGTCTTACCGTTTCTGGCCCTAACTATATCGTCCGGACGGTAGGAGGCCCCGTCGGGCATGTTCTCCGCCGCCCCCACTATTCCGTGGACCTCGACGTCCGGCGTAAGCCGGCCGACCGCTTCCATTATCGCCAGGACGTTGCAACCTCCGGTCTTGTCGCATTTCATCGTCCTGATGCCGGTCCGGCCTTTTATACAGAGGCCACCGCTGTCGAAGGTTATTCCCTTGCCCACCAAGGCCACCTTTCGACGAGGCTTTCCCGCGGGACGATAGACCATGTGGATAAAGCAAGGCTTGTTCTCCGAACCTTTCCCAACGTGCCACAGGGCCGACATCCTTTCCTCCTGGAGGCGATCTTCGTCCCAGATATCGCACTCCATACCGTATTTTTCCGCAATTCTCACGGCCTCGTCGGCCATCGTCTCCGGGATAACGTCGTTTCCGGGACGATTTGCCAGATCTCTCGAGGCGGCCTGGGCCTCGCCTAGGACGATTCCCCTGTCGAGTCCAGCTCTCTGTCCGTCCTTGAGGTACAGGGTATCGACCGATACGGAACGCTCCTCTTCCTTGGGGGAACGGAAACGGTCGAAACGATAGTTCCCCAAAACGGCTCCTTCCGCCACGGCGGAGCTGATCGCCTCGTCGGGAGTTATCGGAAGGACGAAGGCCAACTCGGAGATTCCAATGGCCCCGACCTTCCTCACGACATCGGACACCGCGTTTCTGTAGTTCCCAAGACCGCATTCATCCCTCTTCCCCAGGCCGACGAGGAAGAGATCCCTTACCTCTCCATCCAGGGGATAACGAAAGAACTCGCCCTTTTTACCCTTGCCATCGAAATGGGCCATAGCCCTGGTCGGAGCTCCATCCAACACGTCCTCCGAGACTCCATCGTCAAAAAACAAAACCGCCACCGCCCTAACGGCGGGGAGTTCACCGCTGAAAACCTCTATATCCATCGGTATCACCTCCGAAAAAATGTATCCGTTAACGAGTATAACACCCAAAATCCAAAAGAGAGGTCCCCCCCAAAGGAGGACCTCTCCGTTTTTTCGATCGAAGATTGGGTTACTTCTTCTCCATCCATACCTCGGTGAGATCGGTGGTGTAGTCTCCCATAGCCGGAAGATAGACGTTCTCAATGTCGGCGCCGTGTACCAGGCTGGTGGTGTAGTGAAAGAGGAAGATCCACGGGGCGTCGTCCACTATCTGCTGCTCCGCCTTCTGGTAAAGCTCGACCCTCTTATCCCAGTTCGTCTCGGAACGGGCGGCCCTGAGCCACTCGTCGACCTGAGGATTGCTGTAGCGGGAGTAGTTACCCTTGGAGCCTATGTTCGAGGAATCGAGCAGTACGAAGAGGAAATTGTCCGGGTCGGGATAGTCGACGACCCAAGCCATCCTGAACATCTCGAACTCGCCTCTGGAACAGGCGTCCAGATGGGTTCCCCAGTCCTGAACCTTCAGGTTCAGTTTTATCCCCAGCTCCGACACCTGAGCCTGTATAGCCTCGGCGATGGATCTATGTCTGGGGTTGTTGTTATACATGAGGGTAAGCTCTATACCGTCGGGATATCCGGCTTCCTTGAGAAGCTGCTTGGCCTTCTCAGGGTTGTACTCGTAGCCCTTTATGTTCGGGTTGTAACCGGGCATTCCGGGAGGCAGTATTCCCTTGGCGGGGCCGTAACGTCCGTTGATGACCAGCTCGCTGATCCCCTCACGGTTGACGGCGTAGTTGAGAGCCTGACGAAGCTTTTTGTTGCTCTTGAAGGGCTCCTCGGCGTTGTTGAAACCGTAGTAGTAAGTTCCCATATGAGCCCTCTCCTGGAACTGACCGCTCTCGGAGTAAGAGCCCTTGATCTCCTCGTAGAACTCGTCTGGGACGTCCTGAAGGATATCGATGTTGCCCTTCTTGAACTCCAGATAGGCCACGCTGTTGTCGGGAATGACCCTGTAGACGATCTTGTCCAGATAGGGAAGGCTGTTGCCTTCGGCATCCTTCTTCCAATAATCGGGGTTTCTGACCAGGACGACCTCGTTATCGTGATCCCACTTCTCCAGCATGAAGGGACCGGACCCTACGAGGTGGAAGTTGAAGTCCTTGCCCCACTTCTCGGCGTCCTCCTTGGGGACGACGGTGAATGAGTTATAGGCAAGTATGGACAGGAAGGGAGCGAAGGAATAGTCGAGAGTAAAACGAAGGGTATAGTCGTCCACGGCCTCTATGCCGACCCACTCGTCCGCCTTGCCATCGGTGAAATCCTGATAGCCCTTTATCTGCTCGACGAAATAAGCCCTGGGGGAGTTCTCCTTCACGAGGCGCTCGAGGGAATACTTGAAGTCCTGAGCTGTGACCTCCCTCCCGCCGTTGGCGGTGGGCTGTCCCTCGCAGGTCTTGTGGAACTTGACTCCCTTGCGGAGGTGGAAGGTCCACACCGTGGCGTCGTCGTTGACGTCCCAGCTTTCCGCTATCTCCGGAAGGACTCCCTCTCCGTCGGGATGGTACCCTACGAGCCCCTGACAGATCATGTTGAGGGCACGGCTGGACGTAGTATCGGTTGAAAAAGCCGGATCCATCTTGGGAGGATCGTTGACCAGACGCCATACCAGAGTCCCGCCGTAGACGGGCTCCTCCGCCGCCAGGGAAACCCCGGAAAGACAGAAAGCCAGAGCTACACCGAGAGCCAACAAAGCACATATTTTCTTCATTCGCCAAAACACCTCCTGATATGATAGCCTCTATACTTAGACATATTACGA
Encoded proteins:
- a CDS encoding leucyl aminopeptidase family protein, which produces MDIEVFSGELPAVRAVAVLFFDDGVSEDVLDGAPTRAMAHFDGKGKKGEFFRYPLDGEVRDLFLVGLGKRDECGLGNYRNAVSDVVRKVGAIGISELAFVLPITPDEAISSAVAEGAVLGNYRFDRFRSPKEEERSVSVDTLYLKDGQRAGLDRGIVLGEAQAASRDLANRPGNDVIPETMADEAVRIAEKYGMECDIWDEDRLQEERMSALWHVGKGSENKPCFIHMVYRPAGKPRRKVALVGKGITFDSGGLCIKGRTGIRTMKCDKTGGCNVLAIMEAVGRLTPDVEVHGIVGAAENMPDGASYRPDDIVRARNGKTIEIVNTDAEGRVTLADSLSFASELEVDAIIDMATLTGAAVTALGNYTAGLVCDFDDLSSELLSASLKSGERFHRFAMDDEKLREQIDSPVADVLNSGGPGGGMITAGMFLREFVSSEIPWAHMDIAGVDFYEKAFDCYGKGATAFGVRTCLEFLLG
- a CDS encoding ABC transporter substrate-binding protein: MKKICALLALGVALAFCLSGVSLAAEEPVYGGTLVWRLVNDPPKMDPAFSTDTTSSRALNMICQGLVGYHPDGEGVLPEIAESWDVNDDATVWTFHLRKGVKFHKTCEGQPTANGGREVTAQDFKYSLERLVKENSPRAYFVEQIKGYQDFTDGKADEWVGIEAVDDYTLRFTLDYSFAPFLSILAYNSFTVVPKEDAEKWGKDFNFHLVGSGPFMLEKWDHDNEVVLVRNPDYWKKDAEGNSLPYLDKIVYRVIPDNSVAYLEFKKGNIDILQDVPDEFYEEIKGSYSESGQFQERAHMGTYYYGFNNAEEPFKSNKKLRQALNYAVNREGISELVINGRYGPAKGILPPGMPGYNPNIKGYEYNPEKAKQLLKEAGYPDGIELTLMYNNNPRHRSIAEAIQAQVSELGIKLNLKVQDWGTHLDACSRGEFEMFRMAWVVDYPDPDNFLFVLLDSSNIGSKGNYSRYSNPQVDEWLRAARSETNWDKRVELYQKAEQQIVDDAPWIFLFHYTTSLVHGADIENVYLPAMGDYTTDLTEVWMEKK